The following proteins are encoded in a genomic region of Triticum dicoccoides isolate Atlit2015 ecotype Zavitan chromosome 1B, WEW_v2.0, whole genome shotgun sequence:
- the LOC119341445 gene encoding cytochrome P450 94A2-like: MDRGRSTVLARVAVKVATGFPNHKFPEQGSTMEIAHLAYVLLFLFAAVVLYVQRRRVSPSTKPRTAYCPHPNPVLGNTVEFIRNRGRFFDWYADMLRASPSNTIEAWGALGASHAVTTADPAAVDHLLRASFANYNRGAQFRAAQSDLIGDGLLGADGRLWSLQRKLASYAFSSRSLRRFSEDVLAVHLGRRFLPFLDAAAGSGEVVDLQEALRRFAFDNICYVAFGVESSTLLEWGDPRHQALFAAFDTAVEISFMRTLTAPTPVRKLTKLLNIGKSRRLREAVGVIDDHAMSVIEAKEVSQRNSRDEGDPDLLSRFMAAMDEEDGGGELAAMFPTPEAKRRFLRDVVVSFVLAGKDTTTSALTWFFWLLAANPRCERRVHDEVSRSPDGNVKGMHYLHAAITEAMRLYPPVPFNGRVAVADDVLPDGTAVRAGWYANYSAYAMGRMEKLWGENFLEFAPERWLGDSGEFAPVDAARYPVFHAGPRACLGKEMAYMQMKTVASAVLRRFRLDVVAPTASMESPPAYEMTGTMKIKGGLQVQLRMSDANKSSLATSGSGQEVD; this comes from the coding sequence ATGGACCGTGGACGTTCAACGGTCTTGGCGCGCGTAGCAGTAAAAGTAGCGACCGGCTTCCCGAATCACAAGTTTCCTGAGCAGGGATCAACCATGGAGATCGCGCACCTCGCGTAcgtgctcctcttcctcttcgccgccgTCGTACTTTATGTCCAGCGCCGCCGAGTTTCTCCGTCGACGAAGCCAAGAACGGCGTACTGTCCTCACCCGAACCCCGTTCTGGGCAACACCGTGGAGTTCATCCGCAACCGCGGGAGGTTCTTCGACTGGTACGCCGACATGCTGCGCGCGTCGCCGTCCAACACCATCGAGGCGTGGGGGGCCTTGGGCGCCAGCCACGCCGTGACCACCGCCGACCCGGCCGCCGTCGACCACCTGCTGCGCGCAAGCTTCGCCAACTACAACCGTGGCGCGCAATTCCGCGCGGCGCAGTCCGACCTCATCGGCGACGGCCTCTTGGGCGCCGATGGCCGCCTCTGGAGCCTCCAGCGCAAGCTGGCGTCATACGCTTTCTCCTCCCGCTCGCTACGGCGTTTCAGCGAAGACGTCCTCGCCGTTCACCTCGGCCGTCGCTTCCTGCCGTTCCTCGATGCCGCCGCGGGGTCCGGCGAGGTCGTCGACCTGCAGGAGGCGCTGCGTCGGTTCGCGTTTGACAACATCTGCTACGTCGCCTTCGGCGTCGAGAGCTCCACGCTCCTCGAGTGGGGTGACCCCCGGCACCAGGCGCTCTTCGCGGCGTTCGATACGGCCGTCGAGATCTCCTTCATGAGGACGTTGACGGCGCCCACACCGGTGCGGAAGCTCACGAAGCTTCTCAACATCGGCAAGTCgcgccggctccgagaagccgtcGGCGTCATAGACGACCACGCCATGTCCGTCATCGAAGCCAAGGAGGTGAGCCAGAGAAACAGCCGCGATGAGGGCGATCCGGACCTGCTCTCCCGGTTCATGGCGGCCATggacgaggaggacggcggcggtgaACTCGCCGCCATGTTCCCCACGCCGGAGGCCAAACGCCGATTCCTGCGGGACGTGGTCGTCAGCTTCGTTCTCGCCGGCAAGGACACGACGACCTCGGCCCTGACGTGGTTCTTCTGGCTCCTCGCCGCGAACCCGCGGTGCGAGCGGCGCGTCCACGACGAGGTGTCGCGGTCGCCGGACGGCAACGTGAAAGGCATGCACTACCTGCACGCCGCGATCACCGAGGCGATGCGCCTGTACCCGCCGGTTCCCTTCAACGGGCGGGTAGCCGTCGCCGACGACGTCCTCCCGGACGGCACGGCGGTGCGCGCCGGCTGGTACGCCAACTACTCGGCGTACGCGATGGGGCGGATGGAGAAGCTGTGGGGCGAGAACTTCCTGGAGTTCGCGCCGGAGCGCTGGCTCGGTGACAGCGGCGAGTTCGCGCCAGTGGACGCGGCGCGTTATCCGGTGTTCCACGCCGGGCCGCGTGCGTGTCTCGGGAAGGAGATGGCCTACATGCAGATGAAGACGGTCGCGTCAGCCGTCCTTCGGAGGTTCAGGTTGGACGTGGTGGCACCGACGGCCAGTATGGAGTCGCCGCCGGCGTACGAGATGACCGGCACGATGAAGATTAAAGGCGGGCTTCAAGTGCAGCTCCGGATGAGTGATGCTAACAAGTCTTCGTTGGCCACGTCGGGATCTGGACAAGAAGTGGACTAA